Proteins from a genomic interval of Streptomyces fodineus:
- a CDS encoding TetR/AcrR family transcriptional regulator: MAGRKRWSTEEILDTAAELLRTSDAESFSVRKLAAVLGTDSSSLYRHFRNKTELLRAAADRILLAAMDGYRPEGDWQQRITALGLRLCEAFGEQPQLAVVWGHYGSGGTGSRLVMEELLQSLRASGLPDEEVPVRYHRIVILLAALISSEAGISTLTPKEYEQGMEQFRVAVLGADPERFPALAHFARDIRPLGADRRAAFEEILATHLAHIETQIP, encoded by the coding sequence ATGGCTGGCCGAAAGCGATGGTCGACCGAGGAGATCCTGGACACGGCGGCGGAACTGCTGCGCACGAGCGACGCCGAGTCGTTCAGCGTGCGCAAACTCGCCGCAGTGCTCGGGACCGACTCCTCCAGCCTCTACCGGCACTTCCGCAACAAGACCGAACTGCTGCGCGCCGCTGCCGACCGGATCCTGCTGGCCGCCATGGACGGCTACCGCCCCGAAGGCGACTGGCAGCAGCGCATCACCGCCCTGGGCCTACGCCTGTGCGAGGCGTTCGGCGAGCAGCCCCAACTCGCCGTGGTGTGGGGACACTACGGGTCCGGCGGCACCGGATCCCGATTGGTCATGGAGGAGCTGCTGCAGTCCCTGCGCGCATCCGGCCTGCCCGACGAGGAGGTCCCGGTGCGATACCACCGCATCGTCATCCTCCTCGCCGCGCTGATCTCCTCCGAGGCCGGCATCAGCACCCTCACCCCCAAGGAGTACGAACAGGGCATGGAGCAGTTCCGCGTCGCCGTGCTCGGCGCCGACCCCGAACGCTTCCCCGCCCTGGCCCACTTCGCCCGCGACATCCGCCCCCTCGGAGCAGACCGCCGCGCCGCATTCGAAGAGATCCTCGCCACCCACCTCGCCCACATCGAGACCCAGATCCCCTGA
- a CDS encoding MFS transporter: protein MGLRHTLIDVAPLRSAPRFRRLWIGQTLSAFGSQMTLVAVMFQVWQMTKSPTWTGAVGLAQAVPLIALGLFAGSLVDRVDRRKFYLLTTSGQAVCSLLLALQGFLGHVPAAGVLGLVALQSCFVAGGGPASRTFIPHLLPKHRLAAGLALTRIAFQGAMLLGPTLGGLIVGGPGVGACYLIDALTFVAAFYGAFGLPPMNPGDEPARPGLRGVLDGLAFLGRTPVIRGALLTDLATTVLSMPFSLFPLINAERFGGNPRTLGLFLTAVAAGGVAASLFSGTFTRFPRPGLVMLGGSATWGTALTLFGMSPSPWGGLAFLVMAGAADTVSVVSRSTVVQMHTPHELLGRVSAAEQIVGQAGPDIGNMRGGLVAAATSGAAALVSGGLLCLGAVAAVGATTADLRSSSASSSAHKASASP from the coding sequence ATGGGGCTGAGGCACACGCTGATCGACGTGGCTCCGTTACGGTCGGCACCACGGTTCCGACGGTTGTGGATCGGCCAGACCCTGTCCGCTTTCGGCAGCCAGATGACGCTCGTCGCCGTCATGTTCCAGGTCTGGCAGATGACGAAGAGCCCCACGTGGACGGGTGCCGTCGGGCTGGCACAGGCGGTTCCGCTCATCGCGCTCGGACTGTTCGCCGGATCGCTTGTCGACCGAGTGGATCGCCGGAAGTTCTACCTGCTCACGACCAGCGGACAAGCCGTGTGTTCGCTCCTCCTCGCGCTACAGGGCTTCCTCGGGCACGTTCCCGCCGCCGGCGTACTGGGGCTCGTCGCACTCCAGTCATGCTTCGTCGCAGGCGGCGGACCGGCCTCGCGCACCTTCATTCCGCACCTTCTGCCCAAGCACCGACTGGCCGCAGGACTGGCGTTGACACGAATAGCCTTTCAGGGCGCCATGCTGCTCGGTCCGACGCTCGGCGGATTGATCGTGGGCGGGCCGGGAGTCGGCGCCTGCTACCTGATCGACGCCCTGACGTTCGTCGCGGCGTTCTACGGTGCCTTCGGCTTACCGCCGATGAACCCCGGAGACGAACCTGCACGGCCCGGACTGCGGGGGGTGCTGGACGGCCTGGCCTTCTTGGGCCGCACCCCCGTCATTCGCGGGGCCCTGCTCACGGACCTGGCCACCACCGTGTTGTCGATGCCTTTCAGCCTGTTTCCCTTGATCAACGCCGAACGGTTCGGTGGCAACCCACGCACCCTCGGACTCTTCCTCACGGCCGTCGCCGCCGGCGGCGTCGCGGCGTCACTCTTCTCGGGAACCTTCACCCGCTTCCCCCGCCCCGGCCTGGTCATGCTGGGCGGTTCCGCCACCTGGGGCACAGCGTTGACGCTGTTCGGCATGTCACCCAGCCCATGGGGCGGTTTGGCCTTCCTCGTCATGGCCGGCGCCGCCGACACCGTCTCCGTCGTCTCCCGGAGCACCGTCGTCCAGATGCACACGCCTCACGAGCTACTTGGCCGCGTCAGTGCAGCCGAACAAATCGTCGGGCAAGCCGGACCCGACATCGGCAACATGCGCGGCGGCCTGGTGGCAGCTGCCACCTCGGGAGCAGCAGCCCTCGTCAGCGGTGGCCTGCTCTGCCTCGGCGCCGTGGCCGCGGTGGGCGCCACGACGGCGGACCTGCGCAGTTCCTCCGCGTCCTCCTCTGCCCACAAAGCCTCGGCCAGCCCATAA
- a CDS encoding IS5 family transposase (programmed frameshift), translating to MGKRQSRPWIVSDELWALIEPLLPKPGPKLVEGRPRVPDRQALCGILFVLHTGIQWEYLPQELGFGSGMTCWRRLAAWNEAGVWDQLHVLLLKKLRSARKLDWSRAVIDSSHVRAAPAGAQKRSQPGLTQLLPLLDKIPAVAGVVGRPRHRPDALLADRGYDHDKYRRLLWQRGIRPVIAKRGEPHGSGLDIFRYVVERTIAWLHGFRRLRIRWERRDDIHEAFLGLATCLITYRHVRRLC from the exons GTGGGGAAACGTCAGTCACGGCCGTGGATCGTGTCGGATGAACTGTGGGCCCTGATAGAACCGTTGCTGCCCAAGCCGGGGCCGAAACTGGTCGAGGGACGGCCGAGGGTGCCGGACCGGCAGGCGTTGTGCGGGATCCTGTTCGTGCTGCACACCGGCATCCAGTGGGAGTACCTGCCGCAGGAGCTGGGCTTCGGTTCGGGCATGACCTGCTGGCGGCGGCTGGCCGCGTGGAACGAGGCCGGGGTGTGGGACCAGCTGCATGTGCTGCTGTTGAAGAAGCTGCGGTCGGCGAGGAAGCTGGACTGGTCCCGGGCGGTGATCGACTCCTCCCATGTGCGGGCGGC GCCCGCAGGGGCCCAAAAGCGGTCCCAGCCCGGTCTCACCCAACTCCTGCCCCTGCTCGACAAGATCCCCGCCGTCGCCGGGGTTGTCGGCCGGCCCCGGCACCGGCCCGACGCACTGCTCGCCGACCGCGGCTACGACCACGACAAGTACCGGCGCCTGCTGTGGCAGCGCGGCATCCGTCCCGTGATCGCGAAGCGAGGCGAGCCACACGGCTCCGGCCTGGACATCTTCCGGTATGTCGTCGAACGGACGATCGCCTGGCTGCACGGCTTCCGTCGCCTGCGCATCCGGTGGGAGCGACGGGACGACATCCATGAAGCCTTCCTCGGGCTCGCTACATGTCTCATCACCTACAGACACGTCCGACGCCTTTGTTAG
- a CDS encoding aldo/keto reductase codes for MPRRSWSAARSGNTRREDVVLATKVGLPMRDGPGGFGLSRADVDRPILDSVQSFARARCLPMAQVALGWVLGTPVVTAPVVGATRPGHLDDAAAALNVRLTADELAVLERPYTPRLPAGF; via the coding sequence GTGCCCCGGAGGAGCTGGTCGGCCGCGCGGTCCGGCAACACCCGGCGCGAAGACGTCGTCCTCGCGACGAAGGTGGGCCTGCCGATGCGCGACGGCCCGGGCGGCTTCGGGCTGTCCCGCGCGGACGTCGACCGGCCGATCCTGGACTCCGTGCAGTCCTTCGCGCGGGCCCGGTGCCTGCCGATGGCGCAGGTCGCGCTCGGCTGGGTGCTGGGCACCCCGGTGGTCACCGCCCCGGTCGTCGGCGCGACCCGCCCGGGCCACCTGGACGACGCAGCGGCCGCGCTGAACGTCCGGCTGACCGCCGACGAACTCGCTGTGCTGGAGCGTCCGTACACGCCCCGGCTGCCCGCCGGGTTCTGA
- a CDS encoding aldo/keto reductase, whose protein sequence is MHRTLGPDGTAVSRLGLGCMSMTGTYGPTDPREAAATVLEALDSGVTMFDTGDFYDDGANEELLGRTLAPHRDRAVLATKTGVRRTAEGLVPAGSPNDLRLACEASLRRLRTDHLDLYYLARIDPAVPVEESVGALADMVAQGKVGHIGLSEVSAATLRRAHAVHPISAVQTEYSLWERHVETDILPTIRSLGATLIAYSPLGRGLLTGAVRSTTRYEPGDFRATAPRYNGEDLKANLAIVDAITHLAAKNATPAQIALAWLLTRGSDVIPIPGSSRRTHLRDNLAALDLHLTATDLGDIDAVVPDTGARGARYGDHGIALIDQ, encoded by the coding sequence GTGCACCGCACACTTGGACCCGATGGCACGGCGGTCTCCCGACTTGGCCTCGGCTGCATGAGCATGACCGGCACCTACGGCCCCACTGACCCACGCGAGGCTGCGGCCACTGTGCTGGAGGCCCTCGATTCGGGCGTCACCATGTTCGACACCGGCGACTTCTACGACGACGGAGCAAACGAGGAACTCCTCGGCCGAACCCTCGCACCGCACCGCGACCGCGCCGTGCTGGCCACCAAGACCGGAGTCCGCCGCACCGCCGAGGGCCTGGTGCCCGCCGGCTCACCCAACGATCTGCGGCTTGCCTGCGAAGCGTCGTTGCGCCGGCTGCGCACCGATCACCTCGACCTCTACTACCTCGCCCGTATCGACCCTGCCGTCCCTGTCGAGGAGTCCGTCGGCGCCCTGGCCGACATGGTCGCCCAGGGCAAGGTGGGCCACATCGGCCTGTCCGAAGTCTCGGCCGCCACCCTCCGCCGCGCCCACGCCGTCCATCCGATCAGCGCCGTCCAGACCGAGTACTCGCTGTGGGAACGCCATGTCGAAACCGACATCCTGCCCACGATCCGCAGTCTCGGCGCCACCCTGATCGCCTACAGCCCTCTCGGCCGGGGCCTGCTCACCGGGGCCGTCCGCAGCACCACGCGCTACGAACCCGGCGACTTCCGCGCCACCGCTCCCCGCTACAACGGCGAAGACCTCAAGGCCAACCTGGCCATCGTCGACGCCATCACCCACCTCGCCGCCAAGAACGCCACCCCCGCCCAGATCGCCCTCGCCTGGCTCCTCACCCGCGGCAGCGACGTCATCCCCATCCCCGGCAGCTCCCGTCGCACCCACCTGCGCGACAACCTGGCCGCCCTCGACCTGCACCTGACCGCCACCGACCTCGGTGACATCGACGCCGTCGTCCCCGATACCGGGGCCCGGGGGGCCCGATACGGCGACCACGGCATCGCCCTGATCGACCAATGA
- a CDS encoding recombinase family protein: MPAGPLPGIYAPIGPGKLLFAFFAAMAETEREIIRESTLEGLDTATRKGKHGGRPPVITEDMRHTKLRRRANGEWVEQIQPDLIIPTGKRKGQNPSVAGSHRAPAEHAKRETYPEAVAQAQHDFAALTGSEVPEPHTEAKALTIR, encoded by the coding sequence ATGCCGGCCGGGCCCCTGCCTGGCATCTACGCCCCCATCGGGCCGGGGAAGCTGCTGTTCGCATTCTTCGCCGCGATGGCGGAGACCGAACGGGAGATCATCCGGGAGTCGACGCTGGAGGGGCTCGACACCGCCACCCGCAAGGGAAAGCACGGCGGTCGGCCACCGGTCATCACCGAGGACATGCGGCACACCAAGCTGCGGCGCCGGGCGAACGGGGAGTGGGTCGAACAGATCCAGCCGGACCTGATCATCCCCACTGGCAAGCGCAAGGGACAGAATCCCTCCGTCGCCGGCAGCCACCGGGCTCCCGCGGAGCACGCCAAGCGCGAGACGTACCCCGAGGCCGTCGCCCAGGCGCAGCACGACTTCGCCGCCCTCACCGGCAGCGAGGTTCCTGAACCTCACACAGAAGCCAAGGCCCTAACGATACGCTGA
- a CDS encoding NAD(P)-binding domain-containing protein, translated as MQRIGITGVGEIGKALVEGLRSGGGASPEVFLSPRGARVAAELSERFEDIQVCADNQEVVDRSELVIIAVRRQDHHEALAGLKVANDKTVVNLMAGVAIDDLRRTLATGAPIVRAIPLPAVRERRSVTVTCPSHPVVDALFEQLGGALSVADEDAFNVFSALTGTLTAHYVYLATLTSWATDHGIAPDAADQYVRGLFQNVGRSLNEASRPLHQLAADHETPNGNNERIRTTWFDPANAAALKEALDGLLSDLK; from the coding sequence GTGCAGCGAATCGGCATCACAGGAGTGGGCGAGATCGGCAAGGCCCTCGTCGAGGGCCTGCGCAGCGGGGGCGGTGCGTCGCCGGAGGTCTTCCTCTCTCCCCGGGGAGCCCGCGTCGCCGCCGAACTGTCCGAGCGCTTCGAGGACATCCAGGTGTGCGCCGACAACCAGGAGGTGGTGGACCGCTCCGAATTGGTGATCATTGCCGTGCGCCGCCAGGACCACCACGAGGCGCTCGCCGGGCTGAAGGTGGCCAATGACAAGACCGTGGTCAACCTGATGGCCGGCGTCGCCATCGACGACCTGCGTCGAACCCTCGCCACCGGCGCCCCGATCGTCCGCGCCATCCCGCTGCCCGCCGTGCGCGAGCGTCGCTCCGTCACCGTGACCTGCCCCTCGCACCCGGTGGTGGACGCTCTCTTCGAACAGCTGGGCGGGGCGCTCTCCGTCGCGGACGAGGACGCCTTCAACGTCTTCTCCGCACTGACCGGGACCCTCACCGCCCACTACGTCTACCTCGCCACGCTCACCTCGTGGGCCACCGACCACGGCATCGCCCCCGACGCCGCCGACCAGTATGTTCGCGGCCTCTTCCAGAACGTCGGCCGCTCACTGAATGAGGCGAGCCGCCCTCTGCATCAACTTGCTGCCGACCACGAGACGCCCAATGGGAACAACGAGCGGATCCGCACCACGTGGTTCGATCCGGCCAACGCCGCAGCCCTCAAGGAGGCCCTGGACGGCCTCCTCTCCGATCTGAAGTAA
- a CDS encoding transposase, which yields MLALDEEIAGIDLQIAARFREQRDAEVIVSMPGMGSLLGAEFITCTGKDLDAFGSTGRLAGVAGLAPVPRDSGRISGNMRRPHRYHRRLPRVFYLSAQIAARFCPTSKTFYDRKRNKGKSHKQAILALARRRLDVLWLSSGINGTGRPSRPSRLDKDDWESVSSFSVATDRVTGRCPTTHEAPVPLREVFDVSTHQRRSLVGSLYCRTRPAARPRRVGNHAHRHP from the coding sequence GTGCTGGCGCTGGACGAGGAGATCGCCGGCATCGACCTGCAGATCGCTGCCCGCTTCCGTGAGCAGCGCGACGCGGAAGTGATCGTCAGCATGCCCGGAATGGGTTCGTTGTTGGGGGCGGAGTTCATTACCTGCACCGGAAAGGACTTGGACGCCTTCGGCAGCACGGGACGGCTTGCCGGAGTCGCCGGTCTCGCGCCGGTCCCACGGGACTCAGGCCGGATCAGCGGAAACATGCGCCGACCACATCGCTACCACCGCCGGCTCCCGCGCGTCTTCTACCTCTCGGCCCAGATCGCCGCGCGCTTCTGCCCTACGTCGAAGACGTTCTACGACCGCAAGAGGAACAAGGGCAAGAGCCACAAGCAGGCGATCCTCGCACTCGCTCGCCGTCGGCTCGACGTCCTGTGGCTCTCATCCGGGATCAACGGCACTGGACGCCCGAGCCGCCCCAGCCGGCTTGACAAGGACGATTGGGAATCAGTGAGCTCTTTCAGTGTGGCCACTGATCGGGTGACGGGTCGGTGTCCCACAACGCACGAGGCTCCCGTGCCGTTGAGAGAGGTGTTCGACGTCTCAACTCATCAGCGCAGGAGCCTCGTTGGTTCCCTATACTGCCGCACTCGACCTGCCGCACGCCCTCGTCGAGTGGGTAACCATGCTCATCGTCACCCGTGA
- a CDS encoding IS630 family transposase, with protein sequence MSRGPRAVEVVLSDEERAELLRWAGGAVAPRLAERARIVLACADGKPNTRVAAEFKVTADTVRKWRSRFAARRMAGLADEPRPGRRKSELVLSDDERAQLTRWARRAKTAQFLALRARIVLRCAEGGTNKQVAAELGVSEQSVNRWRARFVKRRLDGLVDEPRPGRPPSILLDQVEDVVVATLESAPGQDTHWSRASMAARTGLSKSTIGRIWKKFDLKPHLQDAFKLSTDPQFVAKVVDVVGLYHNPPEKAVVLCVDEKSQIQALDRSQPVLPMMPGMPERRTHDYLRHGITSLFAAFNIADGTVIGELHRRHRAVEFKKFLVTIDKAVPAGLDVHLVCDNYATHNTPEIKTWLGKHPRFHVHFTPTGSSWINQVERWFGLLTDKLIRRGVHTSVKALEEDIRAWIDSWNENPRPFTWTKTADEILKSLADYLTKLTPPATENQRET encoded by the coding sequence ATGTCTCGGGGTCCTCGTGCCGTCGAAGTTGTGCTGTCCGATGAGGAGCGCGCCGAGTTGTTGCGCTGGGCGGGCGGGGCAGTGGCGCCCCGTCTCGCCGAGCGGGCACGCATCGTCTTGGCGTGTGCGGATGGGAAGCCGAATACGCGTGTGGCGGCGGAGTTCAAGGTAACCGCGGACACGGTGAGGAAGTGGCGCTCGCGGTTTGCTGCCCGGCGGATGGCCGGGCTTGCGGATGAGCCGCGGCCGGGCCGACGCAAGTCGGAGCTGGTGCTCAGTGATGACGAACGGGCTCAGCTGACGCGTTGGGCGAGGCGCGCGAAGACCGCGCAGTTTTTGGCTCTGCGCGCGAGGATCGTGCTGCGGTGCGCGGAGGGCGGGACGAACAAGCAGGTGGCGGCCGAGCTCGGGGTGAGCGAGCAGTCGGTGAACCGCTGGCGGGCCCGGTTCGTCAAGCGGCGGCTGGACGGTCTGGTCGACGAGCCGCGGCCCGGCCGGCCGCCGTCCATCCTGCTCGACCAGGTCGAGGACGTGGTCGTCGCGACGCTGGAATCCGCCCCGGGCCAGGACACCCACTGGTCGCGGGCCTCCATGGCCGCCCGCACCGGGCTGTCGAAGTCCACCATCGGGCGGATCTGGAAGAAGTTCGACCTCAAGCCGCACCTGCAGGACGCCTTCAAGCTCTCCACCGACCCGCAGTTCGTCGCGAAGGTCGTCGACGTCGTCGGCCTGTACCACAACCCGCCGGAGAAAGCCGTGGTGTTGTGCGTGGACGAGAAGAGCCAGATTCAGGCGCTGGACCGCTCGCAGCCGGTGCTGCCGATGATGCCGGGCATGCCCGAACGGCGCACCCACGACTACCTGCGACACGGCATCACCAGCCTGTTCGCCGCCTTCAACATCGCCGACGGCACTGTCATCGGTGAACTGCACCGCCGCCACCGGGCCGTCGAGTTCAAGAAGTTTCTGGTCACGATAGACAAGGCGGTTCCTGCCGGGCTCGATGTGCACCTGGTGTGTGACAACTACGCCACCCACAACACCCCCGAGATCAAGACCTGGCTCGGCAAGCACCCCCGCTTCCATGTCCACTTCACTCCGACCGGCTCTTCCTGGATCAACCAGGTCGAGCGGTGGTTCGGCCTGCTCACCGACAAGCTCATCCGCCGAGGCGTCCACACCTCGGTGAAGGCGCTGGAGGAGGACATCAGGGCCTGGATCGACTCATGGAACGAGAACCCCCGGCCCTTCACCTGGACCAAGACCGCCGACGAGATCCTCAAATCCCTCGCCGACTACCTCACCAAGCTCACTCCGCCAGCCACCGAAAATCAGCGAGAGACTTAA
- a CDS encoding alpha/beta hydrolase, which produces MSELTTALRPPEPDFSVITAEELCAYRDAENRFRASSAARAILGEPDTGAAIDWQEIALPGRDLRVRVYRPAPTGDDEVAARTDLPLVVHVHGGSFVGTAVQCDWTNSHLAARLPALVVSVEHRLLAPGSPLVNAADDGWDVLRHVIRHAAQWGVDPAHAAVFGESCGALISALTAIRAREAGLELKAQVLVNPAVDVTGTMFEYPSIAEYAYSPTRALPLLRLFQRLAVPPGFGADAVSPLYADDLSGLAPALVVVPTQDAVADHGRRYAERLREAGTSVRLSEYPGAKHAFLTLPGVEPQAEAAQAEILAFLRAALAK; this is translated from the coding sequence ATGAGCGAGCTCACTACCGCGTTACGACCGCCGGAGCCGGACTTCTCGGTGATAACGGCCGAGGAACTGTGTGCCTACCGCGACGCGGAGAACCGCTTCCGGGCCTCCAGCGCGGCGCGGGCGATCCTGGGAGAGCCGGACACCGGCGCCGCGATCGATTGGCAGGAGATCGCGCTGCCCGGCCGCGACCTACGGGTCCGGGTCTACCGGCCGGCGCCGACGGGAGACGACGAAGTCGCAGCCCGAACCGACCTGCCACTGGTGGTCCATGTCCACGGAGGCAGCTTCGTGGGCACGGCGGTGCAGTGCGACTGGACCAACAGCCACCTCGCCGCGCGGCTGCCCGCCCTCGTCGTCTCGGTCGAGCACCGCCTCCTCGCCCCCGGCAGCCCACTCGTGAACGCCGCCGACGACGGCTGGGACGTGCTCCGGCACGTGATTCGGCACGCCGCGCAGTGGGGCGTCGACCCGGCGCACGCGGCCGTCTTCGGTGAGAGCTGCGGCGCGCTGATCAGCGCGCTGACGGCCATCCGGGCCAGGGAGGCCGGGCTGGAGCTCAAGGCGCAGGTGCTGGTCAACCCCGCAGTCGACGTGACCGGGACGATGTTTGAGTACCCCTCGATCGCCGAGTACGCATACAGCCCGACCCGGGCCCTGCCGCTACTGCGGCTCTTCCAACGGCTCGCCGTCCCGCCGGGATTCGGCGCCGACGCCGTCTCGCCGCTGTATGCGGACGACCTGAGCGGGCTCGCCCCGGCGCTGGTGGTGGTGCCCACCCAGGACGCGGTCGCCGACCACGGCCGCCGCTACGCCGAGCGGCTGCGCGAGGCAGGGACCTCTGTGCGGCTCTCCGAATACCCAGGCGCAAAGCACGCGTTCCTCACCCTGCCCGGCGTGGAACCACAGGCCGAGGCCGCCCAGGCGGAGATCCTCGCGTTCCTCCGCGCGGCCCTGGCAAAGTGA
- a CDS encoding helix-turn-helix domain-containing protein, which translates to MGTPLGDFIRAKRDSIQPETLGLPDYGRRRSPGLRRSDLAVRAGISVEYLTRLEQGRDRNPSPAVVHALADALSLDPAERGHLRYLAKITGGACAGRTRPAPPPRDVRPAVHQTLRLLEPGVAAVTNRLGDILAHTSGYAAVLGAAGLLDVPAPNLTRYVFTDPRSRALFPDWDEVADEQAFDLWLGPSAENSEWLSTELAPVAGPEFTRRLGNHRVPRRGPLRLQHPAGPELRLLRETLDLTADAQQLLVMLPADEDTAAHLDRLTQPTPARLRAIS; encoded by the coding sequence ATGGGCACACCACTGGGGGACTTCATCCGCGCCAAGCGCGACAGCATCCAGCCCGAGACGCTCGGTCTGCCCGACTACGGCCGCCGCCGCTCGCCCGGGCTGCGCCGCTCCGACCTGGCCGTCCGCGCCGGCATCAGCGTGGAGTACCTGACCCGGCTGGAGCAGGGCCGCGACCGCAACCCCTCCCCCGCCGTGGTCCACGCGCTCGCCGACGCCCTCAGCCTCGACCCCGCCGAGCGAGGCCACCTGCGCTACCTCGCGAAGATCACCGGCGGCGCCTGCGCCGGCCGCACCCGGCCCGCCCCGCCGCCCCGCGATGTCCGCCCGGCCGTCCACCAGACCCTGCGCCTGCTCGAACCGGGCGTCGCCGCCGTCACCAACCGCCTCGGCGACATCCTCGCCCACACGAGCGGCTACGCCGCCGTCCTCGGCGCGGCCGGCCTGCTCGACGTCCCGGCTCCGAACCTCACCCGCTACGTCTTCACCGACCCCCGGTCCCGCGCCCTCTTCCCCGACTGGGACGAGGTCGCCGACGAGCAGGCCTTCGATCTCTGGCTCGGCCCCTCGGCCGAGAACTCCGAGTGGCTCAGCACCGAACTCGCCCCCGTGGCCGGCCCCGAGTTCACCCGCCGCCTGGGCAACCACCGCGTTCCCCGCCGCGGCCCGCTCCGCCTCCAGCACCCGGCCGGGCCCGAACTCCGCCTGCTGCGCGAGACCTTGGACCTCACCGCCGATGCCCAGCAGCTCCTCGTCATGCTCCCCGCAGACGAGGACACCGCCGCCCACCTCGACCGGCTCACCCAGCCGACCCCGGCCCGCCTGCGGGCGATCTCCTGA
- a CDS encoding NADPH-dependent FMN reductase, with the protein MENNTHKLVILVGSVREGRFGPVVSSWVAEQAVAHGGFEVEVVDLAEVDLPLALPAASPKFAGADYPRPAGMAGLAEALEGADAFLIVTPEYNHSYPASLKAAIDWHFTQWTAKPVAFVSYGGAAGGRHAVLHLENVLTELHAVTIRDGLAFPNYFTAWTDGRPDDPQAAGYAKTMLDQLSWWAGALKQARAAEPYPA; encoded by the coding sequence ATGGAGAACAACACGCACAAGCTGGTGATCCTCGTCGGCAGCGTCCGGGAGGGCCGGTTCGGCCCGGTGGTGTCCTCGTGGGTGGCCGAACAGGCCGTCGCACACGGCGGGTTCGAGGTGGAGGTGGTCGACCTGGCCGAGGTGGACCTCCCACTGGCGCTGCCCGCCGCCTCGCCGAAGTTCGCGGGCGCCGACTACCCCCGCCCGGCCGGGATGGCCGGCCTGGCCGAGGCCCTGGAGGGCGCGGACGCCTTCCTGATTGTCACGCCGGAGTACAACCACAGCTACCCAGCCTCGCTGAAGGCCGCCATCGACTGGCACTTCACCCAGTGGACTGCCAAGCCGGTCGCCTTCGTGAGCTACGGCGGCGCGGCCGGCGGCCGGCACGCCGTGCTGCACCTGGAGAACGTGCTGACCGAGCTGCACGCGGTGACCATCCGGGACGGCCTGGCCTTCCCGAACTACTTCACCGCCTGGACGGACGGCCGCCCGGACGACCCGCAGGCGGCCGGCTACGCCAAGACCATGCTCGACCAACTGTCGTGGTGGGCGGGCGCGTTGAAGCAAGCGCGGGCCGCCGAACCGTACCCGGCGTGA
- a CDS encoding MarR family winged helix-turn-helix transcriptional regulator, translating to MAGTHALDPTQQSLWRPLRLLQASIDADIAQIYSEQQIDGLKPSYVMELLRLHACGPMTIAELADSVQRTHSALSQKVAAMRKAGWVQTVVGDDARTRKVTLTDKARRVVGRLAAEWRATEAALADLEAEIPYPLSQVVTDIERALERKSFHDRIAEKLAEDPAWG from the coding sequence ATGGCCGGCACCCACGCGCTCGACCCGACGCAGCAGAGCCTCTGGCGGCCCCTGCGGCTACTGCAGGCGTCCATAGACGCCGACATCGCCCAGATCTACTCCGAGCAACAAATCGACGGGCTCAAACCCAGCTATGTCATGGAGCTGCTCCGGCTCCACGCCTGCGGCCCCATGACCATCGCGGAGCTGGCCGACTCGGTCCAGCGCACGCATTCGGCACTCAGCCAGAAGGTCGCCGCGATGCGGAAGGCTGGCTGGGTCCAGACCGTCGTGGGCGACGACGCACGCACCAGGAAGGTGACGCTCACCGACAAGGCCCGCCGCGTCGTCGGTCGCCTTGCGGCAGAATGGCGGGCCACCGAGGCCGCCCTCGCTGACCTGGAAGCCGAGATCCCCTACCCGCTCTCCCAGGTCGTCACCGATATCGAGCGGGCTCTGGAGCGCAAGAGCTTCCACGACCGGATCGCCGAGAAACTGGCCGAGGACCCCGCATGGGGCTGA
- a CDS encoding recombinase family protein, with product MRHHPAHPAPRASARSPPPTKPAASPWSPGLKKAPRANPGWPQPRAPLAPLAARHPAPGTHRPGSAERGHPIGYARCSTLGQELVSQLDALSKHGIPRDKIFNEKISTRVRVRPAFEVALRTAREVKAYVPHCRVICTR from the coding sequence GTGAGGCACCACCCGGCTCACCCTGCCCCTCGCGCGTCGGCGCGCTCGCCTCCGCCTACCAAACCCGCCGCTTCACCATGGTCCCCCGGACTGAAGAAGGCGCCGCGTGCCAACCCGGGCTGGCCGCAGCCCCGGGCGCCCCTGGCGCCTCTGGCGGCCCGGCACCCCGCCCCCGGCACCCATCGACCCGGTTCTGCCGAGCGCGGACATCCCATCGGCTACGCCCGTTGCTCGACCCTCGGGCAGGAACTCGTCTCCCAACTCGACGCGCTCAGCAAGCACGGCATCCCGAGGGACAAAATCTTCAACGAGAAGATCAGCACCCGCGTCCGCGTACGGCCGGCCTTCGAGGTGGCGCTGAGGACGGCGCGGGAGGTCAAGGCGTACGTTCCGCACTGCCGGGTCATCTGTACGAGATGA